The genomic interval AGGGCCTGCCGGGCGAAGTAGCCGAGCTCCGGATGGTGCCGTTTGGCCTCCAGTTCCGTGACCACGACGACGGGGAGCACGACCTCGTGCTCGTCGAATCGGGCCATGGCGTTCGGATCGGCCAGCAGGACGCTGGTGTCGAGAACGTAGGTGCGCCTGTCGGGCAGGCGGCGCTTTGTGCTGGTCACCACGGAAGGACGTACCCCCTCGGAAGAGGCCGGCGTGCGACGGCGGGCCGTCGCGGAGCATCCCGCTTGTCAGCGGCGCCCACCTGGCTGGTGACCGGGCGCCGGTCTGTCAGGGATATGCCCTCTTACCCGGTCGGCCATGCCGACCGGCCCACTTCCGGGGGACGGGGGCGCGGAACACGCGCCCCGGGCGCCTCAGCCCCCGTAGCGCCGGTGGCGGGCGGCGTAGTCGCGCAGGGCCCGCAGGAAGTCGACCCGGCGGAAGGCCGGCCAGAAGACCTCGCAGAAGTAGTACTCCGAGTGCGCGCTCTGCCAGAGCATGAAGCCGGAGAGGCGCTGCTCGCCGCTGGTGCGGATGACGAGGTCGGGGTCGGGCTGGCCGCGCGTGTAGAGGTGCTCGGAGATCAGGTCGGTGGAGACGATCTCGGCCAGGTCCTCGAAGGAGGTGCCCTTGGCGGAGTGGTCGAGGAGCAGGGAGCGCACGGCGTCGGCGATCTCCTGCCGGCCGCCGTAGCCCACGGCGACGTTGACGAGTATCCCGTCGACCCCGACGGTGGCCTGCTCGGCCTCCTTGAGGACGGTCTGGGTGTGGGCGGGCAGCAGGTCGAGCGTGCCGACGTGATGGACCCGCCAGCGGCCGTCCGCGGCCAGGCCGCGCACCGTGTTCTCGATGATGCCGAGGAGCGGGGTCAGCTCGGACTCGGGCCGGTCGAAGTTGTCGGTGGAGAGCAGCCAGAGCGTGACGACCTCGACGTCGGTCTCGCTGCACCAGCCCAGGAGCTCCTTGATCTTGTCGGCCCCGGCCTGGTGGCCCTCGGCCGCCGTGCCGCCGGACGCCTTCGCCCAGCGCCGGTTGCCGTCGAGGATGACGCCGATGTGCTTGGGCACCTGGGAGTGGTCGAGGCGGGCCTCCACCCGGCGCGCGTAGAGCCCGTACACCAGGTCGCGCAAGTTCACTGAGTCCACCTCTCGGTTCCGTGCGGGCCCGCCGGCCCCTTCGCCAGGGGTCCGGGGTCGTCCCCTGGGGATCGGATCGCCGCACTGGAAGGGGGCGGATCGCCCCGCCGTGTCATGGCAGTCCCGTCAGGCCACATTACTGCGCGGGCCCCGTGCCCACCCAACTCGGCCTGTCACAAGTCCGTGATAAAGAGATAATCGTGACTGATTCCTCTTCCCCCTATCAGGCCGCCGCATCCCGCTACGACTCCATGGAGTACCGCCGCAGCGGGCGCAGCGGTCTCAAGCTGCCGGCCGTCTCGCTCGGCCTGTGGCACAACTTCGGCGACGACCGGGCGCTCGGCTCCCAGCGGGCCATCCTGCGCCGCGCCTTCGACCTCGGTGTGACCCATTTCGACCTGGCCAACAACTACGGCCCGCCGGCCGGCTCGGCCGAGCTGAACTTCGGCAAGCTCTTCCGCCAGGACTTCGCCCCGTACCGGGACGAGCTGCTGATCTCCACCAAGGCGGGCTACGAGATGCACCCCGGGCCGTACGGGGAGTGGGGCTCGCGCAAGTACCTGCTGTCGTCGCTGGACGCCTCGCTGAAGCGGATGGGCCTGGACTACGTCGACATCTTCTACTCGCACCGCTTCGACCCGGAGACCCCGCTGGAGGAGACGATGGGGGCGCTGGCCTCCGCCGTACAGCAGGGCAAGGCGCTGTACGTGGGGGTGTCCTCGTACAACTCGGCGCAGACCGCCGAGGCGGCGCGGCTGCTGCGGGAGATGGGCGTCCCGGCCCTGATCCACCAGCCGTCCTACTCGATGATCAACCGCTGGACCGAGGAGGACGGGCTCCTGGACACGCTGGAGGCGGCCGGGATGGGCTGCATCTCCTTCGTGCCGCTGGCCCAGGGGCTGCTGACCGGGAAGTACCTGAACGGCATCCCGGAGGGCTCGCGGGCCACCCAGGGCAAGTCGCTCGACCCGGACCTGCTGTCGCAGGAGGTCGTGCGCCGGCTGAACGGGCTGAACGACATCGCGCGCCGCCGGGGCCAGTCGCTCGCCCAGCTGGCCCTGACGTGGGTGCTGCGCGACAGCCGGATGACGTCCGCGCTGATCGGCGCGTCGAGCGTGGGGCAGCTGGAGGAGAACGTCGCGGCGCTGGCGGGCCCGGAGCTGTCGGCCGAGGAGCTGAAGGAGATCGACGTCTTCGCCGTCGACACCGAGGGCACCAACATCTGGGCCGGGCGGGGCTGATCGCGTGCCCGGCCCGGCGCCGGGCACAAAAAACGGGCCGGTCCGTGGGGGGGTTACGGACCGGCCCGAGGGGGGTTTCCACCATAACCCTTCGTAAGTGATGCTGGGTGCCGCGGCGCGAAATAATTACTCTCCGAGAGTGAGAGGCTTCGCTCCGGTCACCGGCCGGCTCTTCCCGTACGTCTCTGACCTGCGAGGACACCGCCCGACCCCGGAGGGGCACCGGAAACACGCCCGAGACGTCCACAGGATGTCCACATTCCGCCCGTCAGTGGCCGCCGCGCGGCTTCACACAGCCCGTTCCCTCCATGTAGCGACCGTGCGCCTCGGCGTTGACGAGTCCGTTGACCACGCCGTCCAGCGAGCCGTCCACGCAGAGGGTGCCGAGGGTCACGGTGAAGGAGGTGCGGTGGGGACCGAAGGTGCCGGTGGTGACCGATCCGTCGGGGTAGCCGAGGGCGTGGAGCGCGTGGAAGACGGAGTCCTCGGTGGACTTCTGCCCCTCCGCGAGCGCGGCGAGCCCCCGCTTCACCCGCTTCACCTCCGCCTCGCCCCGGACGCGGTCCGCCTCGGACAGGTCGAGGGTGGACTGGAAGGCGTGGTTCTCGGCGTAGTGCGGGTTGGCGTCGCCGCCCTGCTCGACGCCCTGACCGGAGGCGGAGGGGGCCGGGGAGGCGGCGCCGCCGTCGCTTACCAGCTCCGTACCGCAGCCGGTGAGGGCTGAGGCGGTCAGGAGCAGGGCGGCCGTACGTCTCACGAAGGTCATGGGTACGAGTATGGGACGGCAACCCGGCCTGTGGTGGGGGAGTTGGCCACCGATGCCGTTCCGTCACGTCGCCGCCGCCGCGCCCCGGTGGCCCCGGGTGAAGCGGACGCCGACGGTGTCCCCGCCGACGACCACGAAGCGGCCCCCCTCGCAACGGATCACGGCCTCGTGGACCTCGCCCCGCTCGTCCCGGCGCTCGTCCGTACTCAGCACCGTCCAGCCGCCCTCCGGGGGCTGGGGCAGTCCGGCCAGCTCGGCGAACTCCCACTGGGCGGCGGGCACACACCAGTCGGGCAGCTGCGGCCAGGTGCCGGCGCCGACGTGCAGGGTGCCGTCGGAGGCGCAGGTCAGGCGGACCGACTGGCCGTCGTCCAGCACGAACGAGACGGCCTCCGGCTCGCCCATCCGGCCCTCGGGCCGGTAGAAGATCCCGAGGACGCGGACGATCCTGGCCCCCTTGAGCCACTCGGCGCCACCCCGGCGCGGGCCGTACGCGGCGTCCCCGTCGGTGCCGAGGTCCATGGCCAGCTCCTTCCCCGAGCGCTCGCGACCAGAGTGCCATTCTTCGGGCCGTGTGGGGGTGCCGGCCTCACACGGGTTTGCGGGCCTCGATCAGGAAGCGGGTGGTGTGGGCGACGAACGGGCCCTCGGTCTCCAGCTGGTGGTGCAGCGCGCGGAGTTGAGGCCGGTACGCCTCGACCGTGAAGCCGGGCACCATCCAGATCACCTTGCGCAGGAAGTACACGACGGCCCCGATGTCGAAGAACTCGGTGCGCAGCCGCTCCGCCCGCAGGTCCACGACGTCGAGCCCGGCCGCCTCGGCGTCGGCCCGCGCCCGCTCCGGGTCGCGCGCGCCGCGCACCTCCGGGGGCTGCGGCCCGAGGAAGTACTCGACGAGCTCGAAGACGCTGGCGGGGCCCACCTGTTGCGAGAAGTACGTCCCGCCGGGGGCCAGCACCCGGGCGATCTCCTCCCACCACGTGGTCACCGGATGCCGGCTGACCACCAGGTCGAACGCCCCGTCCCCGAACGGCAGCGGCGGCTCGTCCTCGTCCGCGACGACGGCCGCCCCACGCGGGTGCAGCAGGGCGGTGGCCCGGGCGATATTCGGCGCCCAGGACTCGGTGGCGACGACGAGCGGCGGCAACTCCGGCACGGAGGCCAGCACCTCACCCCCGCCCGTCTGCACATCGAGCGCGGCCCGCGCCCGCCCCATCCGCTCCCCCATGGCACGCGCATACCCCCAGGAGGGCCGCTGCTCGGTGGCCCTCCCGTCGAGCCAGGAGAAGTCCCAGCCGTCGACGGAGACGCTGTCGGCCTCGGCGACGAGAGCGTCGAACCGGGCCGCTTCACGGGAGGCGGTGTCGGGCGTTTCGGGCATGGGGCGATCATCCCAGCCGGAGGGGCCGCCCGCGACCGCATTACGGGCGGGTCCGGCTCACCACCAGTAGACGGGGTACGGCTGCCTGTTGACCCGGTTGCCGACCAGGCCGACCAGCACCAGGAGGACCGTCGCCGCGGCCAGCAGCGCGAGGAACGGGCCGGCGGAGGGGGCGGTCGCCGCCACGATCACGGCCGTCGCGGCGGCGGGTGAGTGGGCGACGCGGAGCAGCAGCATCGCGCCGAGCGCCAGGCCGCCCGCGATGCCGGAGGACCAGACGCCCTGGCCGAGGACGGCGAGGGACCAGGAAGCCGGTCAGGGCGGAGACGAGTTGGCCGCCGATCACGCTGCGGGGCTGCCCGAGAGGCGTCTGGGAGGCGCCCGCGATCAGCGCCATGCTGGCGGCCAGCGGCGGGATGAGCAGGACCTGGTGCGACCACTCCCCCACCGCCACCAGGAGGGTCAGGGCGAGCACGCTGCTCGCCGTGGCGACCACCGTGGTCAGCGCCTTCGGCCGGGGCGGCGCCTGTGTCGCGTGCCAGGGACGCGCGGGGGCGGGGACCTCGGCCGGGGGCCTGGTCTGCGTCATCGTGTCGGGTTCCCTTCGAGGCCGGCGCTAATGGCTTGCCCGTTAGCATCGATGAGGTGAATGTACCCGCAACCGCCGGATCGCGCGGTCGTTCGCGGAACCTGGAAGAATCCGCCTACGCGTGGGGCAGGGAGGGCCGCAATGACGACGCACGGCAAGGACACGCTCGAAATCCGCCCCCTTGAGCCCCTGGCGGTCGAGTTCACCAGCTCCTGGCATTACGAGGCGGGCGCCCTGATCGACGAGATCGGCACCCCGCACGGGCTGGCCCGCTGGGTCGACGCGTACCGCCCGCGCCTCGGCATGGACGCCAGCACCCCGGCGGAGTTGGGAGCCCCGGACGTCACGGCCGCGCTCGCCGTCCGCGAGGCCGTACGGGACCTGCTCGACGCCCTGGTCGACGGTGGGCGGCCGCCCGCCGCATCGCTCGACCTGGTGACCGAGCGGGCGCGGGGCGTCCAACGGGCCGCGGTCGGCTGGCCGGAGGCCGGGCCGCGGCTCGAATGGCCGGACGGGGTGCGGGTGATGGACATCGTGGGCGCCCAGGTCTGCGCCTCGGCGACCCGGCTGCTGACCTCACCGCGCCGCGGACTGCTGCGCCGCTGCCCGGCGCCCAGCTGCGTGCTGTTCTTCTCGGCCCTGCGCACCGGCCAGCAGTGGTGCAGCCCCGCCTGCGGGAACCGCGCCCGCGTGGCGCGGCACAGCGCCCGGACGCGCTGAGTCGCCCCTGCTCAGGCCGCCAGCCCGCCGAACAGCAGGCCCAGGAACGCCCCCGCGATCATGAACGGGCCGAACGGGATGCCCGTCCTGCGGCCCGCGCGGCGCAGCGCGACGAGCCCTGCCCCGTACACCGCGCCGAACAGGAAGCCCGCGAAGCCGCCCGCGAAGACGACCGGCCAGCCGTACCAGCCGAGGACCGTGCCCAGGGAGAGGGCCAGCTTGACGTCGCCGAAGCCCATGCCGCGCGGGTTGATGAGGAAGAGCAGGAAGTAGAAGGCGCCCAGGACGAGCCCGCCGAGGAGGGCGGAGAGCCAGGAGCCCGCGTGTTCCGGGAGCAGGGCCGCCAGGCCCAGGAGTACGGCGGCGGCTCCGGCGGCCGGCAGGGTCAGCCCGTCCGGCAGGCGGTGCACGCGGTGGTCGATGCTCGCGAGGAGCACGGCGGCCGGAGCGAGCAGCAGCCAGGCCGCCAGCTCGGGGCGCGTGCCGGTGGACCAGGCCAGGGCGGCGCAGGCGAGCGCGGTGACGGCGGGGGCGAGGCGGTGGGGGCGTAGCGGGGCGGAGGCGTGTCCTCGGGCGGTACGGCGACGGGCGCGCCCGTACGCACCTGCGCGACCGCCCCCTCCGCGCACCCGCCGCAGCGCGTCGCACCCAGCCAGGCGCGGGCGGGGCCGGTGAGCGGGTGGCCCGCCGGGCAGGCGTCCCGCCAGGGTTCGCCGGGCGGAACGGAGAACCGGTAGGCGGCGCGCGGGACCAGGAGCCCGGTCGCGGCGCCCCAGAGTGCGGCGACCCCTGTCAGCATGGCGTACACCCCAGCGATCCTAATCGGCGCGGCACGGGCGGGGGTTGGGCCTGTGGATTCGGGCCCGGCGGCGGTCCGGTCGCCGCTACCGTCGGGGCCATGGCTCGATGGCGCGATGGCACGGGGACGCTGACGATCACGGACCGGGACGGGGTGACCGAGATCCGGGTGCCGCTGCGGATCGCGGCCTCCTACCGGCACCGGGCGCGCGGGCTGCTCGGGCGGGACGGGGTCGACGGGGCACTGATGATCACACCGTGCGGGAGCGTGCACTCCTTCCGGATGCGGTTCACCATCGATGTGGCCTATCTGGACCGGAAGTTCAACGTGCTGGCGGTCCACACGATGAAGCCGGGCCGGCTCGGGCTGCCCCGGCCGCGCGGCCGGCACGTGATCGAGGCGGAGGCGGGCGCGATGTCGGCATGGGGGCTGCGGCCCGGCGTACAGGTCCGGATCGAGCAGGCTCCGTAGGCGTACACCGGCTATCTGCGCGCCACGTCGCTGCCGTAGACGACCCAGGGCGACTGCTGGAAGGAGTTCACGCCGGACAGCTGCGGCTGGGCGGCGGCCACTTCGGGCAGCAGCGCGAGCGTGTCCGGCCAGCAGTCGAAGTACACCGATCCCTTGACGATGAAGCCCGCCCAGTCGGTCGCCGCCGACGCGCCCTCGCGGTCGAGCACGAAGCCCACGCAGAGCAGCGAGGCCCGCCCTATCGCCTCGCGCACCGCGCGGACCACCCGTTCCTGCGCCTCGCGGGCCGCCGCGCCGAGGCCGAAGCGCAGCTCCACCGTGCCGTCGTCGCCCCGGCTGATCCCGGCCCGTATCTCCTCGCCGCCGGGCAGCCACAGCAGGAAGTCGACCCGGTCGAGCCGTTGCAGCCCGGCCAGCAGCACGAGTTGGTCCCGGCTCACCCAGGACTGCGTACCGGACGGGTCGGCTCCGGGGCTGATCAGGGTGATGCGCCGGGTCACCGGGTGGTCGGCCCGCACCCCCGCCGCCTCCAGGTCGCCGAGCAGCGACTCGGCGTCGGGGCGGCTCCAGCACAGGTGGTACGAGCAGAAGAAACCGTCACTCATCGGCGCGTCACCTCGGTACTCGCGGTGGCTGCCCGCCCCGCCCGCGACACCGCGCGGAGCGGCGGCGTGGGGGGCCGGCGGGTGGTCGGTACCCGAGCGTACGGGCAACCCCTGGTCCGGGGCGCGGGCCCGGGGTCCTCGCCGCACGGCATAAGCGGTGGACAACCCCGTCGCGCCCCGGGAAGCTGTGCGGCGATGACACGCACCGATACGCCTCCCGCTTGGGACGAGCGCACCCAGCTGACCACGTTCCTCGACTACACCCGCGCCACCGCGCTCGCCAAGTGCGAGGGGCTTTCGCAGGAGGACGCCGTGCGGGCGCCCCTGCCCGGCTCCCCGCTGATGACGATCGCGGGGGTGGTCAACCATCTGCGCTGGGTCGAGTACTACTGGTTCGAGGTCGTCCTCCTCGGCGGCGAGGACGAGGGGCCGTGGACGGACGAGGACCCGGACCGCGAGATGCGGATCGCCGTCGACATGCCGCTCGCCGACGTGCTGAAGGAGTACGAGGAGCAGTGCGCCCGCTACCGGGAGCTGGTCGCGGCCCACGACCTGGACACCCGGGCCGTGCGGAAGCGCTCGAACGGCCTGAGCCCCGATCTGCGCTGGATCCTGCTGCACCTCGTCGAGGAGACGGCCCGTCACAACGGCCACATCGACATCATCCGCGAGATCGTGGACGGGGTGACCGGGGACTAGTCGCGCCGGGCCCGGTCCAGCTCCACGTTGAACTGGGCCCCGGACAGCAGCGCCAGGTTGGTGAACCACACCCAGATCAGGAACACCACCAGCCCCGCCAGTGAGCCGTACAGCCGGCTGTAGGAGCCGATGTACGTGGCGTAAAGGGCGAATCCCGCCGACGCGGCCAGCCACAGCAGCGCCGCGAGCACCCCGCCGGGCACCGCCTGCCGGGCCCGGCGGGCCGGCTCGGGGCCGGTGCGGAAGAGGACCGTGATCAGCGCGGCGACCAGGCACAGCAGCACCGGCCACTTCAGCACCGACCACACCGCGTCCCCCACATGGGTCAGGCCGAGCCGGTGCCCGGCCCAGCGCGCGAGCGGCCCGGTGAGCACGAGGGCGAACGCGCTGGCCATCATCAGCAGGAGCAGACCGACCGCCCACGCCACGATGATGTGCGCCTGGCGCAGCGCCGGCCGGGTGTCGTGCACCCCGTGCATGGCGTGCAGCGCCCGCCGGAACACCGCGAGATAGCTGGACGCGGACCACAGCGCGCTGACGGACCCGGTCGCGACGAGCAGCCAGACGGCGGTGCGCTGCTGGGTGGCGGCCTCCAGCGGCTCGCGCAGCGCGGCCGCGGCCTCGGCGGGTGCGAAGGCGGTGATGTCGGCGATCAGCGCACCGGTGGCGCCGGGGCTGGCGAGTCCGATGACGGACACGGTCACCAGGAGCGCGGGCAGCAGCGCGAGGATCGCGTAGTACGTCAGGGCCGCGGCCCAGTCCGATATGTCGTCGTTCCACAGCGAGACGGGCGTGCGGCGCAGCGCGAGCGGCCAGCGCCGGGCCCTGCCGGGGGTGGGACCGGGGGCGGTCCGCGGGGTTCTGCGCGGGTGGGCGGGGCCCCGGCGGCGGTGCCGCTGGACTGACTGGACACGGTTGCGGCTCCGGGGACGTGAGCGGTGTGGACGGGGCGGCATCGGGGTACGGGGAGGCGCCCCCGCCTCTCCTCTTCTGCTCACGTTCCCGCCCGGTACACCCGGTTCCGCACCGCCGGGGGCCGCCGGCCTCCCGTTGTCGGACCCGGCTCGTACGCTCTCCCCATGAGCGTCTCCCTCTACTACACCGCGCGCCGCGCGACCCCGCTGACCGGGTCCGAGTCGGCCGCCGTCACCCGCATCGCCAGCGCCCGCCAGGCGTCGTTCCCGTACGAGGACGAGGAGAGCCTGTACGTGTACGACCCCCGGGCGGCGGAGCCGGGGACCGTCCTCGACGGCTCCACCAAGATGCCGTTCGACCCCGGCCGGCTGCTGCCGGTGGTCGCCCATGTGCTGGACTCGGTCACGGAGCTGCGCCGGGCGCTGCCGGACGCCGACTGGCGGGTGCACATGGACGACCTGGACGTCGAGTGGGACGAGGCCAAGGGGTACGAGCTGCCCGGCATGCGCGATCCGGACCTGATAGCGGAGCTTGCGGCGGAAAGTGATCGTTGAGCGACTGAAAATCGCTTGCCGACGTCCCCGCCCCCGCCTACCTTGGTGCGCATGGGTTCTCTGTGATATTCCCCCTGCGCCTGCGTTGAGCTCGGCTCCGTAGTGGCGCATTCTCCCGCGCATCCGCTTTTCCACGCCTTCGCACCTCCGTGACGCCTGCCTTTCCGGCACGCGGCCCGCGGTGTGCCGTCGGCGTGCGCGGACGCGCCCCGACCACCGCGCGCCGATCGGCACGGGCCGAGAATCAGGGGCTTTTCATGCACACCGGACAACTCACACTTCAGAACGTCACCCGCCGCTACGACGACCGCGTCGTGCTGGACGACGTCACCTTCACCGTCAGGCCCGGCGAGCGGGCCGGCATCATCGGCGACAACGGCGCCGGCAAGTCCACGCTGCTCCGGCTGATCGCCGGGCTCG from Streptomyces drozdowiczii carries:
- a CDS encoding YihY/virulence factor BrkB family protein, which translates into the protein MPPRPHRSRPRSRNRVQSVQRHRRRGPAHPRRTPRTAPGPTPGRARRWPLALRRTPVSLWNDDISDWAAALTYYAILALLPALLVTVSVIGLASPGATGALIADITAFAPAEAAAALREPLEAATQQRTAVWLLVATGSVSALWSASSYLAVFRRALHAMHGVHDTRPALRQAHIIVAWAVGLLLLMMASAFALVLTGPLARWAGHRLGLTHVGDAVWSVLKWPVLLCLVAALITVLFRTGPEPARRARQAVPGGVLAALLWLAASAGFALYATYIGSYSRLYGSLAGLVVFLIWVWFTNLALLSGAQFNVELDRARRD
- a CDS encoding DUF192 domain-containing protein, translating into MARWRDGTGTLTITDRDGVTEIRVPLRIAASYRHRARGLLGRDGVDGALMITPCGSVHSFRMRFTIDVAYLDRKFNVLAVHTMKPGRLGLPRPRGRHVIEAEAGAMSAWGLRPGVQVRIEQAP
- a CDS encoding DinB family protein, whose translation is MTRTDTPPAWDERTQLTTFLDYTRATALAKCEGLSQEDAVRAPLPGSPLMTIAGVVNHLRWVEYYWFEVVLLGGEDEGPWTDEDPDREMRIAVDMPLADVLKEYEEQCARYRELVAAHDLDTRAVRKRSNGLSPDLRWILLHLVEETARHNGHIDIIREIVDGVTGD
- the mgrA gene encoding L-glyceraldehyde 3-phosphate reductase encodes the protein MTDSSSPYQAAASRYDSMEYRRSGRSGLKLPAVSLGLWHNFGDDRALGSQRAILRRAFDLGVTHFDLANNYGPPAGSAELNFGKLFRQDFAPYRDELLISTKAGYEMHPGPYGEWGSRKYLLSSLDASLKRMGLDYVDIFYSHRFDPETPLEETMGALASAVQQGKALYVGVSSYNSAQTAEAARLLREMGVPALIHQPSYSMINRWTEEDGLLDTLEAAGMGCISFVPLAQGLLTGKYLNGIPEGSRATQGKSLDPDLLSQEVVRRLNGLNDIARRRGQSLAQLALTWVLRDSRMTSALIGASSVGQLEENVAALAGPELSAEELKEIDVFAVDTEGTNIWAGRG
- a CDS encoding CGNR zinc finger domain-containing protein — encoded protein: MTTHGKDTLEIRPLEPLAVEFTSSWHYEAGALIDEIGTPHGLARWVDAYRPRLGMDASTPAELGAPDVTAALAVREAVRDLLDALVDGGRPPAASLDLVTERARGVQRAAVGWPEAGPRLEWPDGVRVMDIVGAQVCASATRLLTSPRRGLLRRCPAPSCVLFFSALRTGQQWCSPACGNRARVARHSARTR
- a CDS encoding isoprenyl transferase translates to MNLRDLVYGLYARRVEARLDHSQVPKHIGVILDGNRRWAKASGGTAAEGHQAGADKIKELLGWCSETDVEVVTLWLLSTDNFDRPESELTPLLGIIENTVRGLAADGRWRVHHVGTLDLLPAHTQTVLKEAEQATVGVDGILVNVAVGYGGRQEIADAVRSLLLDHSAKGTSFEDLAEIVSTDLISEHLYTRGQPDPDLVIRTSGEQRLSGFMLWQSAHSEYYFCEVFWPAFRRVDFLRALRDYAARHRRYGG
- a CDS encoding class I SAM-dependent methyltransferase translates to MPETPDTASREAARFDALVAEADSVSVDGWDFSWLDGRATEQRPSWGYARAMGERMGRARAALDVQTGGGEVLASVPELPPLVVATESWAPNIARATALLHPRGAAVVADEDEPPLPFGDGAFDLVVSRHPVTTWWEEIARVLAPGGTYFSQQVGPASVFELVEYFLGPQPPEVRGARDPERARADAEAAGLDVVDLRAERLRTEFFDIGAVVYFLRKVIWMVPGFTVEAYRPQLRALHHQLETEGPFVAHTTRFLIEARKPV